From Myxococcus stipitatus, one genomic window encodes:
- a CDS encoding M3 family metallopeptidase codes for MRSTLVIAVIVLLTGCASPSARVLTGGGGTEGLVPDAGLLLSTTPEHFTEVCQEDLERAREAVARLTRPGAALPTLEALTLYDDAIALLDDAVGRSGTGASVHPDAGFRAAAEQCELEAERARTDFSLDRRVFDALASLSLEGQDAATRHWVERVLRGFRRAGVDRDEATRERVRALQERLILLGQEFSRHITEDVRQLEVPPVALEGLPDDYVRAHPPGADGLVRVGTHTADYGPFMTYARDARAREALWRLSRRRGHPSNVDTLTHMLQTRQELAATLGYPSWAAYAAEDKMVRSQEAATAFIETLATTVSGRVRDEYDALLERKRRDEPGATRVEPWEQSWLEDRVRAERFQLDSRALRPYFEYTRVKNGVLDITARLFGLTYRRVRDAPVWHPDVEVYDVYEGRALRGRFYLDMHPRPNKYTHAAQWDLALGRAGRSLPEAVLTCNFPRPGARPALLQHSEVRTFFHEFGHLLHHVLGGRTRWAGLSGTRTEVDFIEAPAQLMEEWAWRAESLQRFARHLETGAVLPADTITRMRRADAFGKGLWVRQQLFYAAVSLQLHDGTAPEGPETATRVRALQERFLPFRAVDDTYVHLSFTQLDGDYSALYYTYLWSLVIAKDLFTPFAEHGPMDPTTARRYRDTVLAPGGSRDAADLVHDFLRRDYDFGAYTRWVEGR; via the coding sequence TTGCGTTCCACGCTCGTCATCGCCGTCATCGTCCTGCTCACGGGGTGCGCCAGCCCTTCGGCCCGGGTGCTCACCGGGGGAGGAGGGACGGAGGGCCTCGTCCCGGATGCGGGACTGCTGCTCAGCACCACGCCGGAGCACTTCACGGAGGTCTGCCAGGAGGACCTGGAGCGGGCGCGGGAGGCGGTGGCGCGGCTGACGCGGCCCGGCGCGGCGCTGCCCACGCTGGAGGCGCTCACGCTCTACGACGACGCCATCGCGCTGCTGGACGACGCGGTGGGCCGCTCGGGCACGGGGGCCAGCGTGCACCCGGACGCGGGCTTCCGCGCGGCGGCGGAGCAGTGCGAGCTGGAGGCGGAGCGCGCGCGGACGGACTTCTCGTTGGACCGGCGCGTGTTCGACGCGCTGGCGTCGCTGTCGCTGGAGGGCCAGGACGCGGCCACGCGGCACTGGGTGGAGCGCGTGCTGCGCGGGTTCCGGCGCGCGGGGGTGGACCGGGACGAGGCGACGCGGGAGCGGGTGCGCGCGCTCCAGGAGCGCCTCATCCTGCTCGGCCAGGAGTTCAGCCGGCACATCACCGAGGACGTGCGCCAGCTGGAGGTGCCACCGGTCGCGCTGGAGGGGCTGCCGGACGACTATGTCCGCGCCCACCCGCCCGGCGCGGATGGACTGGTGCGCGTGGGCACCCATACGGCGGACTACGGGCCCTTCATGACGTACGCGCGCGACGCCCGCGCGCGCGAGGCGCTGTGGCGGCTGTCCCGGCGCCGGGGCCACCCGAGCAACGTGGACACGCTGACGCACATGCTCCAGACGCGGCAGGAGCTGGCGGCCACGCTGGGCTACCCGAGCTGGGCGGCCTACGCCGCCGAGGACAAGATGGTGCGCAGCCAGGAGGCGGCCACCGCGTTCATCGAGACGCTGGCCACGACGGTGTCCGGGCGCGTCCGGGACGAGTACGACGCGCTGCTGGAGCGCAAGCGCCGCGACGAGCCGGGCGCGACGCGCGTGGAGCCGTGGGAGCAGTCGTGGCTGGAGGACCGGGTGCGCGCCGAGCGCTTCCAGCTCGACTCGCGCGCGCTGCGGCCCTACTTCGAATACACGCGCGTGAAGAACGGCGTGCTGGACATCACCGCGCGGCTGTTCGGGCTCACCTACCGCCGCGTGAGGGACGCGCCCGTCTGGCACCCGGACGTGGAGGTCTACGACGTCTACGAGGGGCGGGCGCTGCGCGGGCGCTTCTACCTGGACATGCACCCGCGCCCCAACAAGTACACCCACGCGGCGCAGTGGGACCTGGCGCTGGGCCGCGCGGGCCGCTCGCTGCCGGAGGCCGTGCTGACGTGCAACTTCCCCCGGCCCGGCGCCCGGCCCGCGCTGCTCCAGCATTCGGAGGTGCGCACCTTCTTCCACGAGTTCGGCCACCTGCTGCACCACGTGCTCGGCGGCCGCACGCGCTGGGCCGGGCTGTCCGGCACGCGCACGGAGGTGGACTTCATCGAGGCGCCCGCGCAGCTGATGGAGGAGTGGGCCTGGCGCGCGGAGTCACTCCAGCGCTTCGCCCGCCACCTGGAGACCGGCGCGGTGCTGCCCGCGGACACCATCACCCGGATGCGCCGCGCGGACGCCTTCGGCAAGGGCCTGTGGGTGCGCCAGCAGCTGTTCTACGCCGCCGTCAGCCTCCAGCTCCACGACGGCACCGCGCCGGAGGGGCCAGAGACGGCCACGCGCGTGCGCGCGCTCCAGGAGCGCTTCCTGCCCTTCCGCGCCGTGGACGACACGTACGTCCACCTCTCCTTCACCCAGCTCGACGGCGACTACTCCGCGCTCTACTACACGTACCTCTGGTCGCTCGTCATCGCGAAGGACCTGTTCACGCCCTTCGCGGAGCACGGCCCCATGGATCCGACCACCGCGCGCCGCTACCGGGACACCGTCCTGGCGCCCGGCGGCTCGCGCGACGCCGCGGATCTGGTCCACGACTTCCTGCGCCGGGACTACGACTTCGGGGCCTATACCCGCTGGGTGGAGGGGCGCTGA
- a CDS encoding TatD family hydrolase, whose amino-acid sequence MAEPLPIFDAHVHPESLSDQDLESMRFFGVERALVVAHHFPEPTSKALLRHFDDLVERQLPRLERVGIRAWAALGVHPRCIPRRGLSEVLSTLPDYFQGGRVVALGETGLHAGGEEEEEAFLEQLALARRLKLRVVVHTPLTDKERHTRRILTLLKQSGVVPSRVLVDHASARTVRTILEVGHWAGLTLHPEALAAERAVALVRRLGSERLVLNSDAGDGAGDILGLARVANLLAKANLSERIVRRVALDNASRFFQVAA is encoded by the coding sequence GTGGCCGAGCCCCTGCCCATCTTCGACGCGCACGTGCACCCCGAGAGCCTGAGCGACCAGGACCTGGAGTCGATGCGCTTCTTCGGGGTGGAGCGGGCGCTCGTCGTGGCGCACCACTTCCCGGAGCCCACGTCCAAGGCGCTGCTGCGGCACTTCGACGACCTGGTGGAGCGGCAGCTGCCGCGCCTGGAGCGCGTGGGCATCCGCGCCTGGGCGGCCCTGGGCGTCCACCCGCGCTGCATCCCCCGGCGGGGCCTGTCGGAGGTGCTCTCCACCCTGCCCGACTACTTCCAGGGCGGGCGCGTCGTCGCGCTGGGCGAGACGGGCCTGCACGCGGGCGGGGAGGAAGAGGAGGAGGCCTTCCTCGAACAGCTCGCGCTGGCCCGGCGCCTGAAGCTGCGCGTCGTCGTCCACACGCCCCTGACCGACAAGGAGCGCCACACCCGCCGCATCCTCACCCTGCTCAAGCAGTCCGGCGTCGTGCCCTCGCGCGTGCTGGTGGACCACGCCAGCGCGCGCACCGTGCGCACCATCCTCGAGGTGGGCCACTGGGCGGGCCTCACCCTCCACCCGGAGGCGCTCGCCGCCGAGCGCGCCGTGGCCCTGGTGCGCCGGCTCGGCAGCGAACGGCTGGTGCTCAACTCCGACGCGGGCGACGGCGCCGGCGACATCCTCGGGCTCGCCCGCGTGGCCAACCTCCTGGCCAAGGCCAACCTGTCCGAACGCATCGTGCGCCGCGTCGCCCTCGACAACGCCTCGCGCTTCTTCCAGGTGGCGGCCTGA